The following proteins are co-located in the Mycolicibacterium goodii genome:
- a CDS encoding EspA/EspE family type VII secretion system effector, translating into MGAFGDFYDMANNWYSGYSHTVGVAEDTRYTVAGLGADVISSGQSIAREGAQKLGDTRLAAAAATPIIAYGLRAMTIMSNLTGFEGPERGDRYGRGAEAFSEVSGNHDATGSPDSWEGTGSQAYSDRNREQKDRAELMAETDRIVKEVLDKEAGEIEDTRRQIDHQVTELTWLIPAAIAAKFWNAPPGSGEIASQIIQWGGVAKTLPIATQRMYRMIADSSENATVIRRAGATYDRIAAEAQAQ; encoded by the coding sequence GTGGGCGCCTTCGGAGATTTCTACGACATGGCCAACAACTGGTACAGCGGCTACTCGCACACAGTCGGGGTGGCTGAGGACACCCGCTATACCGTTGCCGGCTTGGGAGCAGACGTCATCAGTTCCGGGCAGTCCATCGCCAGAGAAGGCGCACAGAAGTTGGGAGATACCAGGCTGGCCGCGGCCGCCGCGACACCGATCATCGCTTATGGGCTGAGAGCAATGACCATCATGAGCAACCTGACGGGATTTGAGGGGCCCGAACGCGGGGATCGTTACGGGCGAGGCGCGGAAGCCTTTTCAGAAGTCAGCGGCAATCATGACGCGACCGGTTCTCCCGACAGTTGGGAAGGCACCGGATCCCAGGCCTACTCCGACAGGAATCGCGAACAGAAAGATCGCGCCGAGCTCATGGCCGAGACCGATCGCATCGTGAAAGAGGTGCTCGACAAGGAAGCCGGCGAGATCGAGGACACCCGGCGACAGATCGATCATCAAGTCACAGAGCTCACCTGGCTGATACCGGCTGCCATCGCCGCCAAGTTCTGGAACGCTCCGCCGGGTTCGGGCGAGATTGCCTCCCAGATCATCCAGTGGGGTGGCGTCGCCAAGACACTTCCGATCGCCACCCAGCGGATGTATCGGATGATCGCTGATTCGTCGGAGAACGCCACCGTGATCCGGCGGGCCGGCGCCACCTATGACCGGATCGCTGCGGAGGCACAGGCGCAGTAG
- the eccE gene encoding type VII secretion protein EccE, translated as MNFLRQFGFRFTTGHGIWAATLIPACIAICMHFDLLWLGITLAVLIALFSVLTIRGLRITGWVRAIFSWRRRHRSTPDVASEPAVGSTVMPGDHVAVRWQGDYLIAVIELVPRPFTPTVIVNGSAMTDDVVSTRLVERLLEAHCPDLEADVVSAGYRVGKTAPASLIALYEQVVGPYPAPANRRTWIVLRADPEKTQRSAHRRDSGVSGLARYLVSSATRIADQLASNGVDARCCRSFDDYDKATEISYERETWSSIKGRSTFTAAYTAPGGPDMWWSARADHTITRVRLRPGAAPSSAILLTTLANPATPRGFSCLFGGQRAALQGIVPVSDKHYDLPIGSAGVLVGETADRYPVYMPFDNVDVSINLGDARLFTQFVIRSAAAGAVVTLGPQFREFATMINGRVGRTPRIGWPNSTTYLGPHQGVGRVILRPNFIDTPRHRQLPIQLINPREESRYQMALEQ; from the coding sequence GTGAACTTCCTGCGGCAGTTCGGTTTCCGGTTCACCACCGGGCACGGCATCTGGGCCGCCACATTGATCCCGGCGTGCATCGCGATCTGCATGCACTTCGACCTGCTGTGGTTGGGCATCACGCTGGCCGTGCTGATCGCGTTGTTCTCGGTGCTCACGATCCGCGGTCTGCGGATCACCGGGTGGGTGCGGGCGATCTTCTCGTGGCGCCGACGCCACCGCAGCACGCCCGACGTCGCCTCGGAGCCCGCCGTCGGTTCCACCGTCATGCCCGGCGACCACGTCGCGGTGCGCTGGCAGGGCGATTACCTGATCGCGGTGATCGAGCTTGTGCCAAGGCCGTTCACGCCGACCGTGATCGTCAACGGCAGCGCGATGACCGACGACGTGGTCAGCACCAGGTTGGTCGAACGCCTGCTGGAGGCGCACTGCCCCGACCTGGAGGCCGATGTGGTGTCGGCCGGCTACCGCGTCGGCAAGACCGCGCCGGCCAGCCTGATCGCGCTCTACGAGCAGGTGGTGGGGCCCTACCCCGCGCCGGCGAACCGGCGCACCTGGATCGTGCTGCGGGCCGATCCCGAGAAGACGCAGCGCTCGGCGCACCGCCGCGACTCCGGGGTGTCCGGCCTGGCCCGGTACCTCGTGTCGTCCGCGACGCGCATCGCCGATCAGTTGGCCAGCAACGGGGTCGATGCGCGCTGCTGCCGCAGTTTCGACGACTACGACAAGGCCACCGAGATCAGCTACGAGCGCGAGACGTGGTCGTCGATCAAGGGCCGCAGCACCTTCACCGCGGCCTACACCGCGCCCGGCGGGCCGGACATGTGGTGGTCGGCGCGCGCCGACCACACCATCACCCGGGTGCGCCTGCGCCCCGGCGCGGCGCCGTCAAGTGCGATCCTGCTGACGACGCTGGCGAATCCGGCGACGCCGCGCGGGTTTTCGTGCCTGTTCGGCGGTCAGCGTGCCGCATTGCAGGGCATCGTCCCGGTTTCGGACAAGCACTACGACCTGCCGATCGGTTCGGCCGGCGTGCTGGTCGGCGAGACGGCCGACCGCTACCCGGTGTACATGCCGTTCGACAACGTCGACGTCAGCATCAACCTCGGCGACGCGCGGCTGTTCACGCAGTTCGTCATCCGGTCGGCGGCGGCCGGCGCGGTGGTGACCCTCGGCCCGCAGTTCCGCGAGTTCGCCACCATGATCAACGGTCGCGTCGGCCGGACACCGCGCATCGGCTGGCCGAATTCGACGACGTATCTGGGCCCGCATCAGGGCGTGGGCCGCGTCATCCTGCGGCCCAACTTCATCGACACACCGCGGCACCGGCAGCTGCCGATCCAGCTGATCAACCCGCGCGAAGAAAGCCGCTACCAGATGGCCTTGGAGCAGTAG
- the eccD gene encoding type VII secretion integral membrane protein EccD produces MTSTAAAADTSSVTPGRPSTTRVTILTGKRMTDLVLPASAPIETYIDETVTFLAELLEDTPKDVLAGFNFGEQGVWAFARPGAPPLKADESLDDAGIVDGSLLTLVSVSRTERYRPLVEDVIDAIAVLDESPVFDRTALKRFVGLALPVLATIVTIATLISWTRSGHGWWWAVALGVLGLGLLGGSMAARSRYNSLDMSESLLLAATPVLAGAVALAVPLPRGVDGLGAPQLAGAAAVVLLLTLATRGGPRGRAEVASFVAVTSVAVTAAAIAFGYGWQEWVPAGAIAFGLIVVTNAAKLTVAVARIALPPIPAPGEQVSNDELLDPVVTPDSIDDASPTWQAIIASVPESAARLQERSQLTRQLLIGFLSAGALVLTVGAIAVVVQGHFFVHSMIVASLVAIICGFRSRLYAERWCAWALLAAAVAVPTGVMIKLILWWPDSAWIVMGIYTVLALIALIVVGATDGVRRVSPVTKRILELFDGAAIAAVIPLLLWIAGVYDLLRNLRLH; encoded by the coding sequence TTGACCTCCACCGCTGCAGCGGCCGACACGTCGAGTGTGACCCCGGGGCGGCCGTCGACAACCAGGGTCACCATCCTCACCGGCAAGCGCATGACCGACCTGGTCCTGCCCGCGTCGGCGCCGATCGAGACCTACATCGATGAGACGGTGACCTTCCTCGCGGAGCTCCTCGAGGACACACCGAAAGACGTTCTGGCGGGCTTCAACTTCGGCGAGCAGGGAGTGTGGGCGTTCGCGCGTCCCGGCGCCCCGCCGCTGAAGGCCGACGAATCCCTCGACGACGCGGGCATTGTCGACGGTTCACTGCTCACGCTGGTGTCCGTCAGCCGCACCGAACGCTACCGGCCCCTGGTCGAGGACGTGATCGACGCGATCGCGGTGCTCGACGAGTCGCCGGTGTTCGACCGGACCGCGCTGAAACGCTTTGTCGGGCTCGCTCTTCCGGTGCTCGCGACGATCGTCACGATCGCCACGCTGATCTCCTGGACCCGGTCGGGGCACGGCTGGTGGTGGGCCGTGGCCCTCGGCGTTCTCGGGCTCGGCCTGCTGGGTGGCAGCATGGCCGCCAGGAGCCGCTACAACAGCCTGGACATGTCCGAGAGCCTGCTGCTCGCGGCGACCCCGGTTCTGGCCGGGGCGGTGGCTCTGGCGGTGCCGCTGCCGCGTGGTGTCGACGGACTCGGTGCACCCCAGCTGGCCGGCGCGGCGGCCGTGGTGCTGCTGCTGACCCTCGCCACACGCGGCGGGCCGCGCGGCCGGGCCGAGGTCGCATCGTTCGTGGCAGTCACCTCCGTCGCGGTGACCGCCGCGGCGATCGCCTTCGGTTACGGCTGGCAGGAGTGGGTGCCCGCCGGTGCCATCGCCTTCGGCCTGATCGTGGTGACCAATGCCGCGAAACTGACTGTCGCCGTGGCCCGCATCGCGCTGCCGCCGATTCCGGCGCCCGGCGAGCAGGTGTCCAACGACGAACTGCTCGACCCGGTGGTGACACCCGATTCGATCGACGATGCGTCCCCGACATGGCAGGCCATCATCGCCTCCGTGCCGGAATCCGCTGCGCGCCTGCAGGAGCGCAGCCAGTTGACCCGGCAGCTGCTGATCGGCTTCCTGTCGGCCGGTGCGCTGGTGCTCACCGTAGGCGCGATCGCCGTTGTGGTGCAGGGACACTTCTTCGTGCACAGCATGATCGTCGCGTCCCTGGTCGCCATCATCTGCGGGTTCCGGTCCCGGCTGTACGCCGAAAGGTGGTGCGCCTGGGCGCTGTTGGCGGCCGCCGTTGCCGTGCCGACCGGGGTGATGATCAAGCTGATCCTGTGGTGGCCGGACTCCGCGTGGATCGTGATGGGCATCTACACCGTGCTGGCGCTCATCGCGCTCATCGTCGTCGGCGCCACCGACGGCGTCCGACGCGTCTCCCCGGTCACCAAGCGCATCCTCGAGCTGTTCGACGGCGCCGCGATCGCCGCGGTGATCCCACTGCTGCTCTGGATCGCCGGCGTGTACGACCTGCTGCGTAACCTGCGGTTGCATTAA
- the espB gene encoding type VII secretion system ESX-1 target EspB, producing the protein MSEELQYELPGLERKAHECESTRPEGPGEATKPDELATTAGVYNKLMASAAKLKATFAAGDREGERIAAAIRAAAGAYQKIDEQKASELNRQMNGSDAPPPTAEAVVPDMSGIPGPLTIPSMEYPSAAVAADEMDWDAAARIIHGGDTQALSMKYFRDQWRDYQSTLEGHGRHFAQPAEGWAGAAAETCAEAQRRLSTWWADMGAECGRLAQEATTFVDAHDKLVANHPTLDDVKAFEEAEWASEWDRQYAWALMQEKSEDALEAYANGSQIMEIRPGKPPSIGGLPAVNDGDVQATPTSAPGGPGSPGGPGTGGGGGGGGGGGGAPEMPGMPSADPSMSPMSANSPGGEQPSGSPSGGGSPSGGSPSGGSPSGGAPSGGGMPGGGLPSDMPGGPEIPGLDDPSLKPASAGGGGGGGVGGGGGGMPAAPLGPAVGADSVAPSPSSTRGGGVGVPGGPGGGAGGMMGGGMGGMGAGHGQGQGKEKKRDPKLSPDEDLYTEDRAHTEAVVGHRPRREKDGGKQQ; encoded by the coding sequence ATGAGCGAGGAGTTGCAGTATGAGCTCCCGGGGCTGGAACGAAAAGCCCATGAATGCGAGTCGACTCGTCCCGAGGGCCCCGGCGAGGCGACGAAGCCGGACGAACTCGCCACTACCGCGGGTGTGTACAACAAGCTCATGGCGTCTGCCGCCAAACTGAAAGCGACGTTTGCGGCCGGGGACCGCGAAGGCGAACGTATTGCGGCGGCCATCCGCGCCGCGGCCGGTGCCTACCAGAAGATCGACGAGCAGAAGGCCTCCGAACTCAACCGTCAGATGAATGGCAGCGACGCCCCGCCGCCGACGGCAGAGGCGGTGGTCCCTGACATGTCCGGTATCCCTGGTCCGCTGACCATCCCGTCCATGGAATACCCATCTGCCGCGGTCGCCGCGGACGAAATGGATTGGGATGCAGCCGCGAGGATCATCCACGGTGGTGATACGCAAGCCCTGTCGATGAAGTACTTCCGAGATCAGTGGCGGGACTACCAGTCCACGTTGGAGGGCCACGGGCGACATTTCGCGCAACCAGCCGAAGGTTGGGCGGGCGCAGCCGCCGAAACTTGTGCGGAGGCGCAGCGAAGACTGTCGACGTGGTGGGCTGATATGGGTGCGGAATGTGGGCGTCTGGCCCAAGAGGCCACGACGTTTGTCGATGCGCATGACAAGTTGGTGGCGAACCATCCCACCTTGGATGACGTCAAAGCATTTGAAGAAGCCGAATGGGCGTCCGAGTGGGATCGCCAGTATGCGTGGGCGCTGATGCAGGAGAAATCGGAGGACGCGCTTGAGGCGTACGCAAATGGCAGTCAAATCATGGAGATCCGTCCCGGAAAACCGCCGTCGATCGGCGGCCTTCCCGCAGTGAACGACGGTGACGTCCAGGCGACTCCGACTTCAGCACCGGGAGGTCCAGGAAGCCCAGGAGGGCCGGGCACCGGTGGTGGTGGCGGAGGTGGTGGCGGCGGGGGCGGCGCGCCTGAGATGCCGGGGATGCCGTCGGCCGATCCGTCGATGTCCCCGATGAGTGCGAATTCTCCAGGCGGAGAGCAGCCTTCGGGTTCACCTTCCGGCGGTGGCTCGCCGTCCGGCGGTTCACCCTCTGGTGGTTCGCCCTCCGGTGGTGCACCGTCCGGAGGTGGCATGCCGGGAGGTGGCCTTCCATCGGACATGCCCGGCGGCCCCGAAATTCCCGGGCTCGACGATCCGAGCCTCAAGCCCGCCAGCGCCGGCGGCGGCGGTGGAGGCGGCGTCGGTGGTGGTGGCGGCGGAATGCCTGCCGCGCCGCTCGGCCCGGCTGTCGGCGCCGACTCGGTGGCGCCCTCGCCGTCGAGTACCCGCGGTGGCGGCGTGGGAGTTCCGGGCGGTCCGGGTGGTGGCGCGGGCGGCATGATGGGCGGCGGCATGGGTGGCATGGGCGCCGGCCACGGTCAGGGCCAGGGCAAGGAGAAGAAGCGCGATCCGAAGCTGTCTCCCGACGAGGACCTCTACACGGAGGACCGCGCTCACACCGAAGCCGTCGTTGGTCATCGTCCGCGTCGGGAGAAGGACGGCGGAAAGCAGCAGTAG
- a CDS encoding YbaB/EbfC family nucleoid-associated protein, which produces MSDDDIHPQVAAVLRQAQRLQSAMDDQLHKMSTETFTAADETDTVEVTLNGHHHLTSVYIEDGLLRLGAETVEQRLNEALQKATAAATASIEADRERLDALVADITAEDI; this is translated from the coding sequence TTGAGCGACGACGACATCCATCCGCAGGTCGCGGCGGTACTGCGCCAGGCACAGCGACTGCAATCCGCCATGGACGACCAGTTGCACAAGATGAGCACCGAAACGTTCACCGCCGCCGACGAAACCGACACCGTCGAGGTGACGCTCAACGGTCATCACCATCTGACGTCGGTGTACATCGAAGACGGGCTCCTGCGACTCGGCGCCGAGACCGTCGAACAACGCCTCAACGAGGCGCTGCAGAAGGCGACCGCGGCGGCGACCGCATCGATCGAGGCCGACCGCGAACGGCTCGACGCCCTCGTCGCCGACATCACCGCCGAGGACATCTGA
- a CDS encoding WXG100 family type VII secretion target, with the protein MAAMNTDAAVLAKEAANFERISGELKGVIAQVESTGSALAAQMVGQAGTAAQAALARFHEAAAKQVQELNEISANIHTSGTQYTSTDEDQAGTLASSMNI; encoded by the coding sequence ATGGCAGCAATGAATACAGATGCCGCCGTCCTCGCCAAGGAGGCGGCGAATTTCGAGCGCATCTCCGGCGAGCTGAAGGGCGTCATCGCGCAGGTTGAGTCCACGGGCTCGGCTCTGGCCGCTCAGATGGTCGGTCAGGCCGGCACCGCCGCCCAGGCCGCGCTCGCTCGGTTCCACGAGGCCGCCGCCAAGCAGGTCCAGGAGCTGAACGAGATCTCGGCCAATATCCACACCTCGGGCACGCAGTACACCTCGACCGACGAGGACCAGGCGGGCACGCTTGCGTCGTCGATGAACATCTGA
- a CDS encoding MinD/ParA family protein, protein MSADYDRLFHSSDPAKPVDDATITVDRDAILKATAATPPVPTGEKPPADAPSSAMPVAPTQTQSAAAPSRQAEPQVPPPMPPPPATAPQWPQNPMLRAPQQQQFGPGARHEQPATLPPPAARLAPGPAPSQLSDIDPEISGAWRAGQAVPAPAQPGPTSAASMGNHRAIDALSHVGVKTGVKMPSQRGWRHWLYVMTRINLGLSPDEIYELDLHNRIRRNARDSYQIGVFGLKGGVGKTAVTVTLGSAMAKVRGDRILAIDADPDGGNLADRAGRQSAATIGDLLADQELSRYNDIRAYTSMNSSNLEVLSSEDYSGAQREFNDDDWKGATAVVSRYYNLVLADCGAGLFQKATRGVLSTISGLVIVASASIDGARQAAVTMDWLRQNGYQDLLGRSCVVINHVTPGKPNVDVEDLVQQFERHVPPGRVIVLPYDKHIAAGTEIQLDLLSDTFQRRITELAAALSDDFDRLERR, encoded by the coding sequence ATGTCGGCCGACTATGACCGGCTCTTCCATTCGTCCGATCCGGCCAAGCCGGTCGATGACGCCACGATCACCGTGGACAGAGACGCGATTCTGAAGGCGACCGCGGCAACGCCGCCGGTGCCGACGGGGGAGAAACCGCCCGCCGACGCGCCTTCCAGTGCGATGCCGGTCGCGCCGACCCAGACTCAATCCGCTGCGGCCCCGTCGCGGCAGGCCGAACCGCAGGTGCCGCCGCCGATGCCGCCGCCGCCCGCCACCGCGCCGCAGTGGCCCCAGAACCCCATGCTGCGGGCGCCGCAACAGCAGCAGTTCGGCCCCGGCGCGCGGCACGAGCAGCCTGCCACGCTGCCGCCGCCGGCCGCGCGGCTCGCGCCCGGCCCGGCGCCCTCGCAGCTCAGCGACATCGATCCGGAGATCAGCGGGGCGTGGCGGGCCGGTCAGGCCGTGCCCGCACCCGCGCAGCCCGGGCCGACGTCGGCGGCGTCGATGGGCAATCACCGTGCGATCGACGCGCTGTCGCACGTCGGGGTCAAGACCGGCGTGAAGATGCCGTCGCAGCGCGGTTGGCGCCACTGGCTGTACGTGATGACGCGGATCAACCTCGGACTCTCGCCGGACGAGATCTACGAACTCGACCTGCACAACCGGATTCGCCGCAACGCGCGTGACAGCTACCAGATCGGCGTGTTCGGTCTGAAGGGTGGCGTCGGCAAGACCGCGGTGACCGTGACCCTCGGGTCGGCGATGGCCAAGGTCCGCGGCGACCGGATCCTGGCGATCGACGCCGATCCGGACGGCGGCAACCTCGCCGACCGCGCCGGCAGGCAGTCCGCGGCCACCATCGGCGATCTGCTCGCCGATCAGGAGTTGTCGCGCTACAACGATATTCGCGCGTACACGAGCATGAACTCCTCGAACCTCGAGGTGCTGTCGTCCGAGGACTACAGCGGCGCGCAGCGCGAGTTCAACGACGACGACTGGAAGGGCGCGACGGCCGTGGTGTCGCGCTACTACAACCTCGTCCTTGCCGACTGCGGCGCGGGCCTGTTCCAGAAGGCGACGCGCGGTGTGCTGTCGACCATTTCGGGCCTGGTGATCGTGGCGAGCGCCTCGATCGACGGTGCACGACAGGCCGCGGTGACGATGGACTGGTTGCGGCAGAACGGGTATCAGGATCTGCTCGGCCGGTCCTGCGTGGTGATCAATCACGTCACCCCGGGCAAGCCGAACGTCGACGTCGAAGATCTTGTGCAGCAGTTCGAGCGGCACGTGCCGCCCGGTCGGGTGATCGTGCTGCCGTACGACAAGCACATCGCGGCGGGCACCGAGATCCAGCTCGATCTGCTCAGCGACACCTTCCAGCGGCGCATCACCGAACTCGCTGCGGCGCTGTCCGACGATTTCGACAGGCTTGAACGGCGTTGA
- the mycP1 gene encoding type VII secretion system ESX-1 serine protease mycosin MycP1: MQRVAVMVLAVLLALFSAPPAWAIDPPVIDAAAVPPDETGPDQPTEQRKICATPTVMPNSNFADRPWANDYLRIEEAQKFATGAGVTVAVIDTGVNGSPRVPAEPGGDFVDAAGNGMSDCDAHGTMTAAIIGGRPAPTDGFIGVAPDARLLSLRQTSVAFQPKGARQDPNDPNTTQTAGSIRSLARAVVHAANLGAQVINISEAACYKVTRRIDETSLGAAINYAVNVKGAVIVVAAGNTGQDCSQNPPPDPAVPSDPRGWREVQTIVSPAWYDPLVLTVGSIGQNGQPSNFSMSGPWVGAAAPGENLTSLGYDGQPVNATPGEDGPVPLNGTSFSAAYVSGLAALVKQRFPDLTPAQVINRITATARHPGGGVDNYVGAGVIDPVAALTWEIPDGPEKAPFRVKEVPPPVYIPPPDRGPITAVVIAGAVLAFALGVGALARRALRRKQ; this comes from the coding sequence GTGCAGCGCGTAGCCGTCATGGTGCTGGCAGTTCTGCTGGCTTTGTTCAGTGCGCCTCCGGCGTGGGCCATCGATCCTCCGGTGATCGACGCGGCGGCCGTCCCACCTGACGAAACCGGTCCGGACCAGCCCACCGAGCAGCGCAAGATCTGCGCGACACCGACGGTGATGCCGAACTCGAACTTCGCGGACCGCCCGTGGGCGAACGACTATCTCCGCATCGAGGAGGCGCAGAAGTTTGCCACCGGCGCCGGCGTCACCGTCGCGGTGATTGACACCGGCGTCAATGGTTCACCCCGGGTTCCGGCCGAACCGGGCGGCGATTTCGTCGACGCCGCGGGCAACGGCATGTCCGACTGCGACGCGCACGGCACCATGACCGCAGCAATCATCGGCGGCCGCCCCGCCCCGACCGACGGTTTCATCGGTGTGGCCCCCGATGCGCGACTGCTGTCGCTGCGGCAGACCTCGGTCGCCTTCCAGCCCAAGGGCGCCCGTCAGGATCCCAACGATCCGAACACCACCCAGACCGCCGGCTCGATCCGCAGCCTGGCCAGGGCCGTGGTGCACGCGGCGAATCTCGGCGCGCAGGTGATCAACATCAGCGAGGCCGCCTGCTACAAGGTGACCCGCCGCATCGACGAGACCAGCCTCGGTGCCGCGATCAACTACGCCGTCAACGTCAAGGGCGCAGTGATCGTGGTCGCCGCGGGCAACACCGGCCAGGACTGCTCGCAGAACCCGCCACCGGACCCGGCGGTCCCGTCCGATCCGCGCGGATGGCGTGAAGTGCAGACCATCGTCAGCCCGGCCTGGTACGACCCGCTGGTCCTCACGGTCGGCAGCATCGGCCAGAACGGCCAGCCCAGTAATTTCTCGATGTCGGGTCCGTGGGTCGGCGCGGCCGCGCCGGGTGAGAATCTCACGTCGCTGGGCTACGACGGCCAGCCCGTCAACGCCACCCCCGGTGAGGATGGTCCCGTGCCGCTCAATGGCACCTCCTTCTCCGCGGCGTACGTGTCCGGTCTGGCGGCACTGGTCAAGCAGCGCTTCCCCGATCTGACGCCGGCGCAGGTCATCAACCGCATCACCGCCACGGCCCGCCATCCCGGCGGTGGGGTCGACAACTACGTCGGCGCGGGCGTGATCGACCCGGTGGCCGCGCTCACCTGGGAGATTCCCGATGGACCGGAGAAGGCGCCGTTCCGGGTCAAGGAAGTGCCGCCGCCGGTGTACATCCCGCCGCCAGACCGCGGCCCGATCACGGCCGTCGTGATCGCCGGAGCCGTCCTGGCCTTCGCGCTGGGTGTCGGCGCGCTGGCACGGCGTGCGTTGAGGCGGAAGCAGTGA
- a CDS encoding ESX-1 secretion-associated protein, with amino-acid sequence MSGDLKVTATALRHLSEQQRQIAENIAAAAQVTDGTTTAVGLTHGPVCAPTIAAIGAAGLSRDAAAAAMQKMSTSLSEKLDHAAADYDRTDQDKAGDLNGEMHGR; translated from the coding sequence GTGAGCGGTGATCTGAAAGTCACGGCAACAGCGCTTCGCCATTTGTCCGAGCAGCAGCGGCAGATCGCCGAGAACATCGCGGCGGCGGCTCAGGTCACGGACGGAACCACCACGGCAGTCGGGCTCACCCACGGTCCCGTCTGTGCACCGACAATCGCAGCAATCGGCGCCGCCGGCCTTTCGCGTGATGCGGCGGCCGCTGCCATGCAAAAGATGTCGACCTCGCTCAGCGAGAAGTTGGATCACGCAGCTGCCGATTATGACCGCACGGATCAGGACAAGGCGGGCGACCTCAACGGCGAGATGCACGGGCGCTGA
- a CDS encoding WXG100 family type VII secretion target codes for MTEQVWNFAGIEGGASEIHGAVSTTAGLLDEGKASLTTLASAWGGTGSEAYQAVQARWDSTSNELNLALQNLAQTISEAGQTMAQTEAGVTGMFA; via the coding sequence ATGACAGAACAGGTATGGAATTTCGCCGGCATCGAGGGCGGCGCGTCGGAGATCCACGGCGCCGTGTCCACCACCGCCGGTCTGCTCGACGAGGGCAAGGCCTCGCTGACCACCCTCGCCTCGGCGTGGGGCGGCACCGGTTCGGAGGCCTACCAGGCCGTCCAGGCCCGCTGGGACTCCACGTCCAACGAGCTCAACCTCGCGCTGCAGAACCTCGCTCAGACCATCAGCGAGGCCGGCCAGACCATGGCCCAGACCGAAGCCGGCGTCACGGGAATGTTTGCCTGA
- a CDS encoding WXG100 family type VII secretion target, translating into MDQLRVNPALVHESGVQVGELAETLRSELSASSQQIAASQSGWIGRSAEALSALLAEWDNDTEIHHRNIAGHGERFVQAARMYGHVDENEADSLKNASHAFGTDV; encoded by the coding sequence ATGGATCAATTGCGTGTGAACCCGGCCCTTGTACATGAGTCGGGCGTACAGGTCGGTGAACTCGCAGAGACACTACGGTCCGAGCTCAGTGCATCAAGCCAGCAGATCGCGGCGTCGCAGTCGGGATGGATCGGGAGATCGGCCGAAGCCTTGTCGGCACTGCTGGCGGAATGGGACAACGACACTGAGATCCATCACCGCAACATCGCCGGACACGGGGAGAGGTTCGTCCAGGCCGCGCGGATGTACGGCCACGTCGATGAAAACGAAGCCGACTCACTGAAGAATGCGAGCCACGCTTTCGGGACGGACGTTTAG